Proteins found in one Chondrinema litorale genomic segment:
- a CDS encoding RagB/SusD family nutrient uptake outer membrane protein, translating into MKSHKIIYFLILLLFPVIGCDDEEFLTEEPKSFNTVDNIFTSSAQVDQLLITLYRDYRSFRVFNWQSKGHGTDVFDSPQFRINDSFSDYSRINAQSGQFSNFYNYYYQLISRANTAIEVANRESINWNNDDERLYAIAQARFFRAYAYGSLAELFGGVPLVTEVITEPKFDFVRSTRAETYQFAVDELESILTDLPETTTQIGRVVRGAAQHYLTEFYLGLGIETSNDSNYDQAIAHASDLIDGGMYALMTERFGARMDEADKDVWWDLFRINNTNYADGNTESIWTIQIDFDAYLAEDGNAVLDYPRNFMPVYRAIPGVTGVAEDVGGRGVAFIAPTEYVTDLIWDETISENDQRNAEHNIRRTILYNDPSYPEDNPGSLIGQEVPQSEIDAANAGNGWIYPIFEKLTTDQFVGLDEGQNRSNLFRDDYAIRLAETILLRAEAYFRKGNTQAAADDINKIRSRAQCTYLVSAGEVDIDFILDERARELLAEESRWHTLLRMGGTVAVDRIREYGLHPHAAATLTFDYNLWPIPQTVIDRNSGAVLEQNPGWVGR; encoded by the coding sequence ATGAAATCTCATAAAATAATATATTTCTTAATTTTATTATTGTTCCCAGTGATAGGCTGTGACGATGAAGAATTTTTAACAGAAGAGCCTAAATCATTCAACACAGTAGATAACATATTTACTTCTTCAGCACAAGTAGATCAACTCCTAATTACCCTGTATAGAGATTACAGAAGCTTTCGAGTTTTTAACTGGCAAAGTAAAGGGCATGGTACAGATGTATTTGACTCGCCGCAGTTCCGAATAAACGATAGTTTTAGTGATTACAGTCGTATAAATGCGCAGTCTGGGCAATTTAGTAATTTTTATAACTATTATTACCAATTAATTTCTAGAGCAAATACAGCTATAGAAGTAGCTAATAGAGAAAGTATTAATTGGAATAATGATGACGAAAGATTATATGCAATTGCACAAGCAAGATTTTTTAGAGCTTATGCTTATGGTTCTTTAGCAGAATTATTTGGTGGTGTACCCTTGGTAACTGAAGTAATTACAGAACCTAAATTCGATTTTGTTAGATCAACTAGAGCCGAGACTTATCAGTTTGCAGTAGACGAATTAGAAAGTATATTAACCGATTTACCAGAAACTACAACTCAAATTGGTAGAGTAGTTAGAGGTGCAGCACAGCATTATTTAACTGAATTTTATTTAGGCTTAGGCATTGAAACATCAAACGATTCTAATTATGATCAAGCAATAGCTCATGCGTCAGATCTAATTGATGGAGGTATGTATGCATTGATGACAGAGCGTTTTGGAGCAAGAATGGATGAGGCTGATAAAGATGTTTGGTGGGATTTATTCCGTATTAATAATACAAATTATGCGGATGGAAACACCGAAAGTATATGGACAATACAAATTGATTTTGATGCATATCTAGCTGAAGATGGAAATGCTGTGTTAGATTATCCAAGAAATTTTATGCCTGTGTATAGAGCAATTCCTGGAGTTACTGGAGTTGCAGAAGACGTAGGAGGTCGTGGTGTTGCTTTTATAGCGCCAACTGAATATGTTACCGATCTTATTTGGGATGAAACCATATCAGAAAACGACCAAAGAAATGCAGAACATAATATCAGACGCACCATATTGTATAATGATCCTAGCTATCCAGAAGATAACCCTGGTTCATTAATAGGGCAAGAAGTACCTCAGTCTGAAATAGATGCAGCAAATGCAGGCAATGGTTGGATTTATCCTATTTTCGAGAAGTTGACCACCGATCAATTTGTTGGTTTAGATGAAGGACAAAACAGAAGTAACCTTTTCCGTGATGATTATGCGATACGTCTAGCAGAAACTATTCTTTTAAGAGCCGAAGCTTATTTTAGAAAAGGAAATACGCAAGCGGCTGCTGATGATATCAATAAAATTAGGAGTAGAGCTCAATGCACTTATTTGGTAAGTGCTGGTGAAGTGGATATAGATTTTATTCTAGATGAAAGAGCAAGAGAGTTACTGGCAGAAGAAAGCCGTTGGCACACTTTGTTAAGAATGGGAGGAACAGTAGCTGTAGATCGAATTCGTGAATATGGTTTACATCCTCATGCCGCAGCAACACTTACATTCGATTATAATTTATGGCCTATTCCACAAACTGTAATCGATAGAAATTCAGGTGCAGTTTTGGAACAAAATCCTGGTTGGGTTGGTCGTTAA
- a CDS encoding SusC/RagA family TonB-linked outer membrane protein: MNLKLLRQIVLMSKMTFYGLCLQCFLFSLSMANDGHAQKKKLNEIYLSVKFNEASVSNVIRKLEKETDFSFSYFKEDIPLKKVVSLNANNISMRDLLKEVSKQTRINFKRIDENIYLLPKSDNQTNEVEEIINDELLQQVRITGKVTSAEDGEPLPGVSIIVKGTATGTTTNFDGEFSISVNSNDVLVFSFIGYKTFEIEVNNQTVIDVSLEMDLEQLEEVVVVGYGTAKRKDITGSIVSKNLENSPEANLPTTNVLQNMRGMGGVNVGIQNSPGSNPSIIIRGQNSINGSNSPLIVLDGIIYLGNLSYINPQDIATIDVLKDASATAVYGSRAANGVIVITTKKGKTGKPIISYNASAGVNTWQNKFDMMGLERYKEKYAAQQELASVDDIIFDDETSNEYLAQGVDTDWMDLISRNGFFQDHQISVSGSADRFNYYFSGGYNNSKGVIVGDNFERIAVSSKLDANITDWLQVGIDGAYNRADYSGISASVPLATESTPFSYPYRYDGMPFNVNQANSTQLERWPKSQSVQNPLWGTDGTIDDVNVNNFFRLATYANIDIPQIEGLSYRLNYAIYTNIRNQNRFTYEDYYIQEASSGYYIERYDDAEIQKLLSQANGYNATRVDYNYVVDNIVSYKKQLGNHFFNATLVATRDFTSIKESRINGNDFSVAGNTSLGFEGIQKANNLIYTNNLSERANIGYLGRLSYTYNDKYSLTGSVRRDGASVFGQDRKWGTFSSVGVSWTLSEEEFLSGNNIIDYLKVKASYGKNGNQGVDPYSTLARVSSGSDGGIRYEFGDNPSNVLYGIALSNLANDALGWEETTSFNGGFSSALFKSRVFLDLDFYFSKTTDQIFTRGIPIMTGFSSIITSLGQVNNRGYEINLRTVNIEKNDFSWESSIVLWKNRNIVESLYGDDNDGDGVEDDDIANSLFIGKSLGAIYGYEYIGVVQEDDTDYIENTGAVPGDPMFRDLNGDGLIDADNDRKVLGFRKPNASLNISNTLRYKNFTFYTLITSIMGGGKDNFYLRENPLHNSFRSRFDTNEVDHDWWTPENQSSEYLRPNYVGNRYLGLQSRGFVRIQDVSLSYKLPQNVIDKLGLQRLEVFGSARNLYVFSGWFGGGDPEFESEDGNTIGIRPFDNVNPVPTTFTFGLKSSF; this comes from the coding sequence ATGAATTTGAAATTACTAAGACAAATTGTACTCATGTCTAAGATGACCTTTTATGGATTATGTTTACAGTGCTTTCTTTTTAGTCTTTCTATGGCAAATGATGGACATGCTCAAAAAAAGAAGTTAAATGAGATTTACTTATCTGTTAAGTTTAATGAGGCTTCTGTAAGTAATGTGATAAGGAAATTAGAAAAAGAAACAGACTTCTCTTTTTCATATTTTAAAGAGGATATTCCATTAAAGAAAGTAGTAAGCCTCAATGCTAATAATATTTCAATGAGAGATTTGCTCAAAGAAGTTTCTAAGCAAACTCGAATTAATTTTAAGAGGATTGATGAAAATATTTATTTGCTTCCAAAGTCAGATAATCAAACCAATGAAGTTGAAGAAATCATAAATGATGAATTACTGCAACAAGTTAGAATCACAGGAAAAGTAACAAGTGCAGAAGATGGGGAGCCACTTCCTGGAGTAAGTATTATTGTGAAAGGTACTGCGACAGGCACTACTACTAATTTCGATGGTGAATTTAGCATTTCTGTAAACTCTAATGATGTTCTGGTATTTAGTTTCATAGGTTATAAAACATTTGAAATAGAAGTTAATAATCAAACAGTGATTGATGTATCACTTGAAATGGATCTAGAACAGCTTGAAGAAGTTGTGGTGGTTGGTTATGGTACTGCTAAAAGAAAAGACATTACAGGTTCTATCGTAAGTAAAAACCTCGAAAACTCTCCAGAAGCAAACTTACCTACTACTAATGTGCTGCAAAATATGAGAGGAATGGGAGGTGTAAACGTAGGTATTCAAAACTCACCAGGCTCTAATCCTAGTATTATTATTAGAGGGCAAAATTCTATTAATGGTTCTAACTCACCACTAATAGTGCTTGATGGAATTATTTATTTAGGAAATTTATCTTATATAAATCCACAGGATATTGCTACTATAGATGTTTTAAAAGATGCATCTGCAACTGCTGTTTATGGATCGAGAGCTGCCAATGGGGTAATCGTAATTACTACTAAGAAAGGAAAAACCGGAAAACCAATTATCTCTTACAATGCCTCAGCCGGTGTAAACACTTGGCAGAATAAGTTTGATATGATGGGTCTAGAAAGATATAAAGAAAAATATGCTGCACAACAAGAGTTAGCTTCTGTAGACGATATTATTTTTGATGATGAGACCTCTAACGAATACCTTGCACAAGGTGTAGACACAGATTGGATGGACCTTATTTCTAGAAATGGATTCTTTCAAGATCATCAAATTTCAGTTTCAGGAAGCGCAGATCGGTTCAATTACTATTTCTCTGGTGGTTACAACAACTCTAAAGGGGTAATTGTGGGAGATAATTTTGAGAGAATTGCTGTGAGCTCTAAACTAGATGCAAACATTACCGACTGGTTACAAGTAGGAATTGATGGAGCATATAATCGTGCAGATTATTCTGGTATTAGTGCAAGTGTGCCTTTAGCTACTGAATCAACTCCATTTAGTTATCCTTATCGCTACGATGGTATGCCATTTAATGTAAATCAAGCAAATAGTACACAACTAGAAAGATGGCCCAAAAGTCAATCGGTACAAAATCCACTTTGGGGTACAGATGGAACTATAGACGATGTAAATGTAAATAATTTCTTTAGGTTAGCAACTTATGCTAATATTGATATTCCTCAAATAGAAGGACTATCATATAGACTTAACTATGCAATTTATACAAATATTAGAAATCAAAATCGATTTACTTACGAAGATTATTATATACAAGAAGCCTCAAGCGGATATTATATAGAAAGGTACGATGATGCTGAAATTCAAAAGCTATTATCACAAGCAAACGGATATAATGCAACACGAGTAGATTATAACTATGTAGTAGATAATATTGTAAGTTATAAAAAACAATTGGGTAACCATTTCTTTAATGCAACATTGGTAGCAACAAGAGATTTTACTTCGATAAAAGAATCGAGAATAAATGGCAACGACTTTTCTGTAGCTGGTAATACTTCTTTGGGTTTCGAAGGCATCCAAAAAGCAAATAATTTAATTTATACCAATAATTTATCCGAAAGAGCCAACATCGGATATTTGGGTAGATTGAGCTACACTTATAATGATAAATACAGCCTAACTGGTTCAGTTCGAAGAGATGGAGCTTCGGTATTTGGTCAAGATAGAAAATGGGGTACCTTCTCTTCTGTAGGGGTATCTTGGACATTGTCTGAAGAAGAATTCTTAAGTGGTAACAACATTATCGATTACCTAAAAGTAAAAGCCTCTTATGGTAAAAATGGTAATCAAGGAGTTGACCCTTATTCTACACTGGCAAGAGTTTCAAGTGGAAGCGATGGCGGTATTCGCTATGAATTTGGTGATAATCCTTCCAATGTATTGTATGGTATTGCCTTGTCAAATCTTGCAAATGATGCATTAGGTTGGGAAGAAACTACTTCCTTTAATGGAGGCTTTTCTTCGGCTTTATTTAAGAGTAGGGTTTTTCTTGATTTAGATTTTTATTTTTCTAAAACAACTGATCAGATTTTTACCCGTGGTATCCCAATTATGACTGGTTTCTCTTCAATTATTACCAGTTTGGGTCAAGTAAATAACAGAGGATATGAAATTAACTTGCGAACAGTAAACATCGAAAAAAATGATTTTAGTTGGGAGTCAAGTATTGTACTATGGAAAAATAGAAATATAGTTGAAAGCTTATATGGCGATGACAATGATGGTGATGGAGTAGAAGATGATGATATAGCCAATAGTCTTTTTATAGGAAAATCTCTGGGAGCAATATATGGTTATGAATACATTGGAGTAGTTCAAGAAGATGATACAGATTATATTGAAAATACAGGTGCAGTTCCTGGTGATCCAATGTTCCGCGATTTAAATGGAGATGGACTTATTGATGCAGATAACGATCGCAAGGTTTTAGGATTTAGGAAACCAAATGCTAGTTTAAATATTTCAAATACTTTGAGGTATAAAAACTTTACATTTTATACATTAATAACAAGTATAATGGGAGGTGGTAAAGATAATTTCTACTTAAGAGAAAACCCACTGCATAATTCGTTTAGAAGTAGATTTGATACAAACGAAGTAGATCATGATTGGTGGACACCTGAAAACCAAAGCTCAGAATACCTTCGCCCTAACTATGTAGGCAACCGCTATTTAGGCTTACAATCTCGCGGTTTTGTACGTATTCAAGATGTTTCATTATCTTATAAATTGCCTCAAAATGTTATAGATAAACTTGGTTTGCAAAGATTAGAAGTTTTTGGTAGTGCAAGAAATCTATATGTATTTTCAGGTTGGTTTGGAGGAGGTGATCCAGAATTCGAATCAGAAGATGGAAATACAATCGGTATTAGACCTTTCGACAATGTAAACCCAGTACCAACAACATTTACATTTGGTCTTAAATCAAGCTTTTAA